A part of Setaria viridis chromosome 8, Setaria_viridis_v4.0, whole genome shotgun sequence genomic DNA contains:
- the LOC117833533 gene encoding uncharacterized protein: protein MGSFKGHVLPGTLFLLVGLWRVWSSVARFAADPSSFRVRAWNPVSVASPSSPLRLLELYVIAGGALADMCVEVLYSTHLHIFSGGEINPAHLNDLEHGGMLLMFFLFGALALASQLKPRYMPLTDGVLCLLAATAFTAEFVLFYFHSTTHMGLEGYYHYLLVVLVGLCIVATVLGALLPESFPVDLASGILIALQGLWFYQTAFTLYGPMLPKGCARDADGHIECHLHAAQERSEQLANFQLFGLVFLAFLYVLVCYAVAAARYGHPDLTAMHDKHVAAMEGDAGTGAREECAI, encoded by the exons ATGGGGTCGTTCAAGGGCCACGTGCTGCCGGGCacgctcttcctcctcgtcggcctGTGGCGCGTCTGGTCCTCGGTGGCGCGGTTCGCCGCCGACCCGTCCTCCTTCCGCGTCCGGGCCTGGAACCCCGTCTCCGTCGCGTCACCATCGTCGCCGCTGCGGCTGCTGGAGCTCTACGTGATCGCGGGCGGCGCGCTGGCGGACATGTGCGTCGAGGTGCTCTACTCCACGCACCTCCACATCTTCTCCGGCGGGGAGATCAACCCGGCGCACCTCAACGACCTCGAGCACGGCGGGATGctcctcatgttcttcctctTCGGGGCGCTCGCGCTCGCGTCCCAGCTCAAGCCCAG GTACATGCCGTTGACCGATGGCGTGCTCTGCCTGTTGGCTGCGACAGCGTTCACAGCAGAGTTCGTGCTCTTCTACTTCCACTCCACCACCCACATGGGCCTGGAGGGCTACTACCActacctcctcgtcgtcctcgtcggcctCTGCATCGTCGCCACCGTCCTCGGCGCGCTCCTGCCGGAGAGCTTCCCCGTCGACCTCGCCTCCGGCATCCTCATCGCCCTGCAGGGTCTCTGGTTCTACCAGACGGCGTTCACGCTGTACGGTCCCATGCTCCCCAAGGGCTGTGCCCGTGATGCCGACGGCCACATCGAGTGCCATTTACACGCCGCGCAGGAACGCTCCGAGCAGCTGGCGAACTTCCAGCTGTTCGGGCTCGTGTTCTTGGCCTTCCTGTACGTGCTTGTGTGctacgccgtcgccgcggcgagGTACGGGCACCCGGACTTGACGGCGATGCACGACAAGCACGTCGCGGCGATGGAGGGTGACGCCGGCACGGGCGCCCGGGAGGAGTGCGCGATCTAG